TGTGATAAGTTTGCTTtaattttttcctctttttgagACATTAAATTTGAGAACGTTGGCGGCGTTTGttgtcttcccctgtttcggcaTCACTTGGTTGGTTAATCTGGGGGGAAAAAAACAAGCaaacaaaatagaaaagaaagaaagtattCGATGTGTTTCTCtatgaatgagatcaagatatcTTGGAGCGATTATTTGATGGATTTCATGGTGCCCGATCCCTTTGTAATGCAATGCCACAATGGTAGCTTGAGTACCCATAAAGTAGTCTAGATTTCTTATTTTTGTCTCTTGCAATATTAGGATTTCAGTTCAGGGTCTTACTAGATATTGCCAAAGCCACCTTCTTCTTTCAATATAGGCTCTATTTAAACCAAATTAAAGTCTCTGTTGAACTAAATTATAACGGAGCTCCTAACCCATTTGACCCCCTAGTTAAATCTTACTTCTACAATCCTTAGCTTGAAACTGACTCCAGCATCAATTTTATCTGAAGTTCTGATTTATATATGGTAGAATCAGTTTTGCATTGTGCAGATGTGAGAATCCAATACAAATGCTTGTGGGTTGAGCTGATTTGACAGGAGGACTAATATAGGACACAAACAAGTAGGGGGAAAAACTATGGTTGGTATCATTATAAAATCAATTTTATATACATCGATATTGGTAATTGTTAAAACAGTTAGTTCATTTATGTTGTGTGGGAATGTATATAAAAGCATGCTTCATTAATTATCTCCTCTATTTTCATCGTTAGGTGAATGCACTTGGGAACCTCTTAGCATCACTCTTCTGCAGTTTCATCTCAGATTTAGGGTGCTTAATGGTGCCCTTAATATTAATGATCTTATGTATTTGGATCTGTTGCACTAGCCTCGTGACCGTTACCCCTGCAAGATTTTGGCGAAACAGCTTCTAAAATGAATCCAGAATAGATGGATAAAGGATAAGCTTGTTTTTTATGTATGTTTCATATATAGGAGAAATGTAAAGAAAAGTTCCTTTTCTGGATGGAATGAAGCATATGAAAAATCGGCGTCAAAGCCTACTCTATGGAAGCTAGCAAAAAGGTTAGCTGATGGAAACCTaaacttaaaaaaagaaatgcttcagtaaGGTGCTTCTTACTATtcaaacgagagagagagagagagagagagagagagagggagacaaAGAATTTTTACTCAGTCTGGAGCAATAGTTTTGGTAGAAATCTAATTGTGTTACCAGATAATAGACATCTTTTTAATCTGAAAGTTCATGACCTTAAATTATGTTCCAAGCAGTGGGGACCGGAACAAGTTTCTGTCATATTTGAGGTTTATGGAAACTACTTGCGTCCATACTCATCAATTTTTGAACTTTGCAACTTTGATTGAAGGTGGAGTCATTCCCTTTATATATAAATTCAGTTAACACTcaaagcaagtagagcccgtcTGTGGGAGATAGCTTTATAGTCTATAGTTAGATCTGCATGCATCATATTCGCCAAGATCATATATTGTATCATAGATCCACCTTTTGATTCTAAAGTTGCATGATACTGAAAAATTTTCAGATACTCAgtacatgtaaaaaaaaaaaaaaacataatttaGCAACctgtttatagtaaattacattGTGTTTACAGGCAATGTCTCAGCTATAAACAAGGAGCCTTGTGCTTCCACTTTCCAGTTATTCTATACATCTTTAAGATTATGACAGAAACGTGTGGGTGCATGTATCTGACTGTCATCTGGTTGTTCTCATGTGTATGTCAGATATGCACCAAAACTAGTTCCTATTATATGTGAACTGTTAATGCCTTGTGTATTATTGATTTGTAAATCCTCAAGTTAACCTTTTCCTCTTTATGGAAGGCAACCACTATATGGACAAGGGAATGATGTGGaaaattattatgaaaaattggcCACAATGAGAAAAAAGAGTTTGCTCTCTGATTTTCTTCATTGAACTTATGCTTGCTTTAAGTCTTATATGTTAACTACTAGGAAGAAGCCCACTCCACCTTTCATTGATTGGTATGGACATTATTTGATTAGATATAGAATAGTTCATAATCTAATAATCATTACAGCGGTTCGCTATTATTCTGAATGTAGCTATCATATTGCAAGCCTGGATGATCAAGACATGTAATGGAGGAGGTAGTTCAGGCTTCTTTGCCACCAAGAGGCACTAGTTGATTCTTTTCTATGACCGAACATAAATGTCGTCCAGATGTTGTCCTCAAAGTATCAGCAGCTTTATCAGATCTTGGTTAATCAcaccatttatttttatttttttacaccTCATATGAATTCTCTGTAGTATTTGATTTTTCAGTGATGTGCCTCTTACAAAATGTGCTCCAGCTTGTTCAATTTGTCTGGATTATAAAAGTTGACAAGTTGTTTTGATTGTTATCCTCTTTTAACTTAGTTGGATGCTAGTTGGGCTTTTTCTAGCTAGCTATATTGTTTGAAATGCTAAGAAGATATTAAATTAGCTTTCAACATGTATGTGAATTGACTTGCTCTGCTTCTCCTGTTTGTTCATGAAGATATCGCGCAATCACGAGTGCATACTATAGGGGAGCTGTTGGTGCACTTCTTGTCTATGATGTCTCTCGTCATGTCACGTTTGAGAATGTGGAAAGGTGGCTGAAGGAGCTCAGAGATCACACAGATACCAACATTGTGATCATGCTTGTAGGAAACAAGGCTGACTTGCGCCACCTAAGAGCTGTCTCCATAGAGGATGCTAAGGCCTTTGCTGAGAGGgagaataccttcttcatggAGACATCTGCTCTTGAATCGATGAATGTAGAAAATGCCTTCACTGAAGTTCTCACTCAGATCTATCGTGTGGTCAGCAGGAAGGCTCTTGATATTGGTGAAGATCCTGCAGCTTTGCCGAAGGGTCAGACCATCAACGTAGGCACCAAGGATGATGTGTCAGCTGTGAAGAAAGTTGGTTGTTGCTCAACTTAGCTCCCTGGAGTATGGCAATTGTTCTTTATGACTTCAGCTACTTTGGGATTATGACAAGCTACCTTGGAATGTCCATATGAAGAAGTTTTTGGCATGGTGCTTTTCAAAGTGCTTTCCTATGGAGAAAGTTGACATTTTCTAGGACATCCTCGAGGAGTTTGAACATCACTTAGGTTTTATAGCTATTTAGTTTAGAAGTTT
This is a stretch of genomic DNA from Phoenix dactylifera cultivar Barhee BC4 chromosome 9, palm_55x_up_171113_PBpolish2nd_filt_p, whole genome shotgun sequence. It encodes these proteins:
- the LOC103697713 gene encoding ras-related protein RABA1f-like, with product MSYRAEDDYDYLFKVVLIGDSGVGKSNLLSRFTRNEFSLESKSTIGVEFATRSIHVDDKVVKAQIWDTAGQERYRAITSAYYRGAVGALLVYDVSRHVTFENVERWLKELRDHTDTNIVIMLVGNKADLRHLRAVSIEDAKAFAERENTFFMETSALESMNVENAFTEVLTQIYRVVSRKALDIGEDPAALPKGQTINVGTKDDVSAVKKVGCCST